In Gemmata obscuriglobus, a single genomic region encodes these proteins:
- a CDS encoding DUF6797 domain-containing protein: MTHHWRPVPLALVAAACLSPHLGAQPESLARRLATEPPAALAKDARTRGDAARGAVLFFQPFLGCAKCHDAEAGVPLGPDLTRADKGTTAEHLIESVLAPSKQIKKGYETVTVVTTDDRTITGLLAGETADALALVDPAANGRRVSVPKADVAKRTTAAQSLMPDGLADLLSDRQQFLDLARYLIEVAEGGPGRARELRPPVTALVIPGYEKDLDHAGLVRALDDKALKRGEAIYARVCANCHGTKDQPGSLPASPRFAAHAFKNGSDPYSLYQTLTRGYGLMAPQTWMVPRQKYDVIHYIRETYLKPHNPGRYTKADGAYLAKLPAGKKGEFGPAPANVEPWAAADYGPSLMNTYEVGGPGPNIAYKGVAVRLDAGAGGVSRGKRWALFDHDTMRFAAAWTGDGFIDWKGIHFNGQHQIHPKLAGDVAFANPVGPGWADPETGGFSDPRPLGRDKRPYGPLPKSWAAFKGAYQYGDRTVLSYRVGRADVLELFGTESDPKQPGVAVFTRTLEFGPTAHDLLARLAPDGVAVELVGEPGAELARADGFVLLKVPARREPRRVKVLLAKGTAEALQAYAKTSPAPVALAPLTAGGPRRWPEVLKTTVTVGKDSGPFAVDTFGLPEPNSWNAQLRLTGFDFLPGGQQMAVCSWDGDVWLVSGLGAPGGALAWQRIASGLFQPLGLKVRDGAIFVCCRDQIVKLRDLNGDGEADFYECFNSDHQVTEHFHEFAMGLQTDADGNFYYAKSGRHALPALVPHHGTLLKVAKDGSTTEVLATGFRAANGVCLNPDGTFFVTDQEGFWTPKNRINLVTRGGFYGNMWGYTDQTDTSDAAMKQPLCWVTNSFDRSPAELVWVTSDNWGPLKGALLNTSYGHGKLYVVPHEVVNGQAQGGMCALPLPTFPTGIMRPRFGPVDGQLYVCGMFAWAGNQTAAGGFYRVRYTGQPVDLPVGLKARAGGVEVTFTDPLDATDAADPKNYAVKVWGLKRSQNYGSKHIDERPLAVQKATVSADGKTVRLDLPDLAPTWGMEITYRVKGKGGRTVTGTIHNTVHELPK, encoded by the coding sequence GGTGCTGTTCTTCCAGCCGTTCCTCGGCTGCGCCAAGTGCCACGACGCGGAGGCGGGCGTCCCCCTCGGCCCGGATCTGACGCGCGCGGACAAGGGGACGACCGCCGAGCACCTGATCGAATCGGTCCTCGCCCCCTCGAAGCAGATAAAAAAGGGCTACGAAACGGTCACGGTCGTCACCACCGACGACCGCACGATCACCGGGCTGCTCGCGGGCGAAACGGCCGACGCGCTGGCGCTCGTCGACCCTGCGGCGAACGGCCGCCGGGTCAGCGTTCCGAAAGCGGACGTGGCGAAGCGCACGACCGCCGCACAGTCGCTCATGCCCGACGGGCTGGCGGACCTGCTGTCCGACCGGCAGCAGTTCCTCGACCTCGCCCGGTACCTCATCGAGGTTGCCGAGGGCGGGCCGGGGCGGGCGCGGGAGCTGCGCCCGCCGGTGACGGCGCTCGTGATCCCCGGGTACGAAAAGGACCTCGACCACGCCGGCCTCGTTCGCGCCCTCGACGACAAGGCGCTCAAGCGCGGCGAGGCGATCTACGCGCGGGTGTGCGCGAACTGCCACGGCACGAAAGACCAGCCCGGCTCGCTGCCCGCGTCGCCGCGGTTCGCCGCGCACGCGTTCAAGAACGGGAGCGACCCCTACAGCCTGTACCAGACGCTCACCCGCGGGTACGGCCTGATGGCCCCGCAGACGTGGATGGTGCCGCGGCAGAAGTACGACGTGATCCACTACATCCGCGAAACGTACCTGAAGCCGCACAACCCCGGCCGGTACACGAAGGCCGACGGCGCCTACCTGGCCAAGCTGCCCGCGGGCAAGAAGGGCGAGTTCGGCCCGGCCCCGGCGAACGTCGAGCCGTGGGCCGCGGCGGACTACGGCCCGAGCCTGATGAACACCTACGAGGTGGGCGGGCCGGGGCCGAACATCGCGTACAAGGGCGTCGCGGTGCGCCTCGACGCGGGCGCCGGCGGCGTGTCCCGCGGGAAGCGGTGGGCGCTGTTCGACCACGACACGATGCGGTTCGCGGCGGCGTGGACCGGTGACGGCTTCATCGACTGGAAGGGCATCCACTTCAACGGCCAGCACCAGATCCACCCGAAGCTCGCGGGCGACGTGGCGTTCGCGAACCCGGTCGGGCCGGGCTGGGCCGACCCCGAAACCGGCGGCTTCAGCGACCCGCGACCGCTCGGCCGCGACAAGCGCCCCTACGGCCCGCTGCCGAAATCGTGGGCCGCGTTCAAAGGCGCCTACCAGTACGGCGACCGCACCGTTCTGTCGTACCGCGTCGGCCGGGCGGACGTGCTGGAACTGTTCGGCACGGAGAGCGACCCGAAACAGCCGGGCGTCGCGGTCTTCACGCGCACGCTGGAGTTCGGCCCGACCGCGCACGACCTGCTCGCGCGGCTGGCGCCGGACGGCGTCGCGGTGGAACTGGTGGGCGAACCGGGCGCGGAACTCGCGCGGGCGGACGGCTTCGTGCTGCTGAAGGTGCCGGCCCGGCGCGAGCCGCGGCGGGTGAAGGTGCTGCTGGCGAAGGGCACGGCCGAAGCGCTCCAGGCATACGCGAAGACCTCGCCAGCCCCGGTCGCCCTCGCGCCGCTCACGGCGGGCGGGCCGCGGCGGTGGCCGGAGGTACTCAAGACGACCGTAACGGTTGGCAAAGACAGCGGCCCGTTCGCGGTGGACACGTTCGGGCTGCCGGAGCCCAACTCGTGGAACGCGCAACTGCGGCTCACCGGATTCGATTTCCTCCCGGGCGGCCAACAGATGGCGGTGTGCTCCTGGGACGGCGACGTGTGGCTGGTGAGCGGCCTCGGCGCCCCCGGCGGCGCGCTGGCGTGGCAGCGGATCGCGTCCGGGCTGTTCCAACCGCTCGGGCTGAAGGTGCGCGACGGGGCGATCTTCGTGTGCTGCCGCGACCAGATCGTGAAACTGCGCGACCTCAACGGCGACGGCGAAGCGGACTTCTACGAGTGCTTCAACAGCGACCACCAGGTGACGGAACACTTCCACGAGTTCGCGATGGGGCTCCAGACCGACGCGGACGGGAACTTCTACTACGCCAAGAGCGGCCGGCACGCGCTCCCGGCGCTGGTGCCGCACCACGGCACGCTGCTGAAGGTGGCGAAGGACGGCTCGACGACGGAGGTCCTGGCCACCGGGTTCCGGGCCGCGAACGGGGTGTGCCTGAACCCGGACGGTACGTTCTTCGTGACGGACCAGGAGGGGTTCTGGACGCCGAAGAACCGCATCAACCTCGTCACGCGGGGCGGGTTCTACGGGAACATGTGGGGCTACACCGACCAGACCGACACGAGCGACGCGGCGATGAAGCAGCCGCTGTGCTGGGTCACCAACAGCTTCGACCGCTCGCCGGCGGAGCTGGTGTGGGTGACGAGCGACAATTGGGGGCCGCTCAAGGGCGCGCTGCTGAACACCTCATACGGGCACGGGAAGCTGTACGTGGTGCCGCACGAGGTGGTGAACGGTCAGGCGCAGGGCGGGATGTGCGCGCTGCCGCTGCCGACGTTCCCCACCGGGATCATGCGCCCGCGGTTCGGGCCGGTCGACGGGCAGTTGTACGTGTGCGGCATGTTCGCGTGGGCCGGGAACCAGACCGCCGCGGGCGGGTTCTACCGGGTGCGGTACACGGGTCAGCCCGTCGACCTGCCGGTGGGCCTGAAGGCGCGGGCGGGGGGCGTGGAGGTGACGTTCACCGACCCGCTGGACGCGACCGACGCGGCCGACCCGAAGAACTACGCGGTGAAGGTGTGGGGGCTGAAGCGGAGCCAGAACTACGGGTCGAAGCACATCGACGAGCGTCCGCTCGCGGTCCAGAAAGCGACCGTTTCGGCCGACGGCAAGACGGTGCGTCTGGACCTCCCGGACCTCGCACCGACTTGGGGTATGGAGATCACTTACCGTGTGAAGGGCAAGGGCGGCCGCACCGTGACGGGCACGATCCACAACACGGTTCACGAACTGCCGAAGTGA